A stretch of Phycisphaerae bacterium DNA encodes these proteins:
- the rpoB gene encoding DNA-directed RNA polymerase subunit beta translates to SKAISSAIDYFYGRGELSQVVDQTNPLSQLTHERRLSALGPGGLNRKRAGFEVRDVHISHYGRICPIETPEGTNIGLISSMAIYAGSDEYGFLITPYRQVEKGKVNGKMVHLRADEEMNAVIAPPTVLKDGKLPEDPVLARVKGNLGKVGGKEIEYVDISPKQIVGVSAALIPFLEHDDANRALMGSNMQRQATPLIRTEPPLVATGMEPYVAQNSGMVIRAENSGTVTFVDAKRIVINETEEYELSKFQGLNEQTCLNQKPIVKLGEKVKAGQVIADGPGTHQGELALGRNLLVAFMPFDGYNFEDAILISERLVHEDAYTSIDINAFEVEVRETKLGREEFTRDIPNVSERALRNLDESGVVQVGTRVEPGDILVGKVSPKSKTEFTPEEKLLQAIFGRAGEDVKNDSLEVPAGNEGVVVGARHFARRTAMNDQQKKALKGQMDQTRKDFNAKILKIFTQMINEINDVTGQILVDPNTRQKVAMSDIEEVVLEQIQNFNIKWIKPVAKRDDAQKILDKYWPKVKDLQETLEMKLAQLKRGDELPSGVLEMVKVYVATKRVLSVGDKMAGRHGNKGVIAKMMPIENMPFLEDGTPVDIVLNPLGVPSRMNVGQILETHLGWAAARLGFRAVSPVFDGAHEEEIRQSLKDAGLPEDAKATLYDGRTGEKFQEKVTVGYMYMLKLHHLVDDKIHARSTGPYSLITQQPLGGKARTGGQRFGEMEVWGLEAYGAAHILQEMLTVKSDDVEGRTKIYESMVKGANTLEAGTPVSFEVLCNEIRGLALNVQLEKRRLI, encoded by the coding sequence TCGAAGGCGATCAGCTCGGCGATCGACTACTTCTACGGCCGCGGCGAGCTCTCGCAGGTGGTGGACCAGACCAACCCGCTGTCGCAGTTGACGCACGAGCGTCGTCTGTCGGCGCTGGGGCCGGGCGGCCTGAACCGCAAGCGGGCGGGCTTTGAGGTCCGCGACGTGCACATTTCGCACTACGGCCGGATCTGTCCGATCGAGACGCCGGAAGGCACGAACATCGGTCTGATCTCATCGATGGCGATCTACGCCGGTTCGGACGAGTACGGCTTCCTGATCACCCCCTACCGCCAGGTGGAAAAGGGCAAGGTCAACGGCAAGATGGTGCACCTGCGGGCGGACGAGGAGATGAACGCGGTGATCGCTCCGCCGACCGTACTGAAGGACGGCAAGTTGCCGGAGGACCCGGTGCTGGCCCGCGTCAAGGGCAACCTGGGCAAGGTCGGCGGCAAGGAAATCGAGTACGTCGATATTTCGCCGAAGCAGATCGTCGGCGTCTCGGCGGCGCTGATCCCGTTCCTGGAGCACGACGACGCGAACCGGGCGCTGATGGGATCGAACATGCAGCGTCAGGCGACGCCGCTGATCCGGACGGAGCCGCCGCTGGTGGCGACGGGTATGGAGCCCTACGTGGCCCAGAACTCGGGCATGGTAATCCGGGCGGAGAACTCGGGCACGGTGACCTTCGTGGACGCCAAGCGGATCGTGATCAACGAGACCGAGGAGTATGAGCTGTCCAAGTTCCAGGGCCTCAACGAGCAGACCTGTCTGAACCAGAAGCCGATCGTGAAACTCGGCGAGAAGGTCAAGGCGGGCCAGGTGATCGCCGACGGCCCGGGCACGCACCAGGGCGAACTGGCCCTGGGACGCAACCTGCTGGTGGCGTTCATGCCGTTCGACGGCTACAACTTCGAGGACGCGATCCTGATCTCCGAGCGTCTGGTGCACGAGGATGCCTACACGTCGATCGACATCAACGCATTTGAGGTGGAAGTCCGCGAGACGAAGCTGGGGCGCGAGGAGTTCACCCGCGATATTCCGAACGTTTCGGAGCGGGCGCTTCGGAACCTCGACGAGAGCGGCGTGGTCCAGGTCGGAACGCGGGTTGAGCCCGGCGATATTCTGGTCGGCAAGGTTTCGCCCAAGAGCAAGACCGAGTTCACTCCGGAAGAGAAGCTGCTGCAGGCGATCTTCGGACGGGCCGGCGAGGACGTCAAGAACGACTCGCTGGAAGTGCCGGCCGGGAACGAGGGCGTCGTGGTCGGGGCGCGGCATTTCGCCCGCCGCACCGCCATGAACGACCAGCAGAAGAAGGCCCTCAAGGGGCAGATGGACCAGACCCGCAAGGACTTCAACGCCAAGATCCTGAAGATCTTCACCCAGATGATCAACGAGATCAACGACGTGACCGGCCAGATCCTGGTGGACCCGAACACCCGCCAGAAGGTGGCCATGAGCGATATCGAGGAGGTCGTCCTCGAGCAGATCCAGAACTTCAACATCAAGTGGATCAAACCGGTCGCCAAGCGCGACGACGCCCAGAAGATCCTCGACAAGTACTGGCCGAAGGTCAAGGACCTCCAGGAGACGCTGGAGATGAAGCTCGCCCAGCTCAAACGGGGCGACGAACTGCCCAGCGGGGTGTTGGAGATGGTCAAGGTCTACGTGGCGACCAAGCGCGTCCTGTCGGTGGGCGACAAGATGGCGGGCCGCCACGGGAACAAGGGCGTGATCGCCAAGATGATGCCGATCGAGAATATGCCGTTCCTCGAGGACGGGACGCCGGTGGACATCGTGCTGAACCCGCTGGGGGTGCCCAGCCGTATGAACGTCGGCCAGATCCTCGAAACCCACCTGGGCTGGGCGGCGGCAAGACTGGGCTTCCGGGCGGTCTCGCCGGTATTCGACGGGGCTCACGAGGAGGAGATTCGTCAGAGCCTCAAGGACGCCGGTCTGCCGGAAGACGCCAAGGCGACCCTCTACGACGGGCGAACCGGCGAAAAGTTCCAGGAGAAGGTAACGGTCGGTTACATGTACATGCTGAAACTGCACCACCTGGTGGACGACAAGATTCACGCCCGGAGCACCGGCCCCTACAGTCTGATCACGCAGCAGCCGCTGGGCGGCAAGGCCCGGACGGGCGGCCAGCGGTTCGGCGAAATGGAGGTCTGGGGCCTGGAGGCGTACGGCGCGGCGCACATCCTGCAGGAAATGCTGACGGTCAAGAGCGACGACGTGGAAGGCCGG